Proteins from one Planctomyces sp. SH-PL62 genomic window:
- a CDS encoding SDR family oxidoreductase: MRIVLTGATGRLGAYLQRPLARTGWEVVAWSGTTGAQWNGAPTITVDVADPAAIARELDRADPDAVLHAAAISDVESCRRDPRRARAVNVEAVASVARWCASRGRRLLFTSTDMVFDGARPWAVEADEPRPILAYGASKREAEIEAGKAPDAVVARIGLLYGPTRSGRETFYDKAVAGLRAGVPQTFFDDEFRTSLDYRSAAEALVGLLASDFRGVVHVGGRERISRFELMSRVARGLGLDAALVQANSRADVPFAEPRPADLSMETSRLADLLPGLERPPVEEAVRAMERESGG, encoded by the coding sequence ATGCGGATCGTGTTGACGGGCGCAACGGGGAGGCTCGGCGCGTATTTGCAGAGGCCGCTGGCCAGGACGGGCTGGGAGGTCGTCGCCTGGAGCGGGACGACCGGCGCGCAGTGGAACGGGGCCCCCACAATCACCGTCGACGTCGCCGATCCGGCCGCGATCGCGCGCGAACTGGACCGGGCCGACCCTGACGCCGTCCTCCACGCGGCGGCGATCAGCGACGTCGAGTCGTGCCGCCGCGACCCGCGACGCGCGAGGGCCGTGAACGTCGAGGCCGTCGCGAGCGTCGCACGATGGTGCGCCTCGCGCGGGCGTCGCCTGCTCTTCACGTCGACCGACATGGTCTTCGACGGTGCCAGGCCCTGGGCCGTCGAGGCCGACGAACCCCGGCCGATCCTGGCCTATGGCGCGTCCAAGCGCGAGGCCGAGATCGAGGCGGGGAAGGCGCCCGACGCAGTCGTCGCGAGGATCGGCCTTTTGTACGGCCCGACCCGATCCGGCCGCGAGACGTTCTACGACAAGGCCGTCGCCGGCCTCCGGGCGGGCGTCCCCCAGACCTTCTTCGACGACGAGTTCCGGACCTCGCTCGACTACCGGAGCGCGGCCGAGGCCCTCGTCGGCCTGCTCGCCTCCGACTTCCGGGGCGTGGTCCACGTCGGCGGTCGAGAACGTATCAGCCGGTTCGAATTGATGAGCCGGGTCGCGCGGGGGCTGGGACTGGACGCCGCTCTCGTCCAGGCGAACAGCCGGGCCGACGTCCCGTTCGCGGAGCCTCGCCCGGCCGACCTCTCGATGGAGACGAGCCGGCTCGCCGACTTGCTCCCGGGCCTCGAACGGCCCCCCGTCGAGGAGGCCGTCCGGGCGATGGAGCGGGAATCAGGCGGGTGA
- a CDS encoding BlaI/MecI/CopY family transcriptional regulator: MTRPRAEQPTPGELEVLKVLWDLARPATVREVLEAVNADQERPRAYTTVMSLMNVMTDKGLLRRSPQGRAFVYEPEAPREQTLRSLLGETLRRAYDGSAYLLVAHLLDQSNPSVGELDAIRDLLDRYESRPPAKDPKGGGACSPKRSRRPRD; this comes from the coding sequence ATGACGCGTCCGCGCGCGGAACAGCCGACGCCCGGCGAGTTGGAGGTGTTGAAGGTGCTCTGGGACCTGGCCCGACCGGCGACGGTCCGCGAGGTCCTGGAAGCCGTCAACGCCGATCAGGAGAGGCCCCGGGCGTACACGACGGTCATGAGCCTCATGAACGTCATGACGGACAAGGGCCTGCTGCGGCGCTCTCCGCAAGGACGGGCCTTCGTCTACGAGCCTGAAGCCCCCCGCGAGCAGACCCTTCGCTCGCTCCTGGGCGAGACGCTGCGGCGGGCCTACGACGGCTCGGCGTACCTGCTCGTCGCCCACCTGCTCGACCAGTCGAACCCCTCGGTCGGGGAGCTCGACGCCATCCGCGACCTGCTCGATCGTTACGAATCCCGGCCCCCGGCGAAGGATCCGAAAGGAGGCGGCGCATGCTCCCCGAAGCGATCGAGGCGGCCCAGGGACTGA
- a CDS encoding RNA polymerase sigma factor — MAGERDLDGDAWVRDAVSRYEGPLSLYARRLLNDAEAARDVVQDVFLRLCAQSRADVDGHLAEWLFTVCRNRALDVLRKEHRMTRLQDDHVERCLSPAPGPQDVAERRDLGTRALELLDTLPPNQREVIRLKFQNGFSYQEISRISGHSVSNVGYLIHAGIKTLRSRLFDGRPAEAGA; from the coding sequence ATGGCAGGTGAACGCGACCTCGACGGCGACGCGTGGGTGCGCGACGCGGTCTCTCGCTACGAGGGGCCCCTGTCGCTCTACGCGCGTCGGCTCTTGAACGACGCCGAGGCGGCCCGCGACGTGGTGCAGGACGTCTTCCTGCGCCTTTGCGCCCAGAGCCGGGCCGACGTCGACGGCCACCTAGCCGAGTGGCTCTTCACGGTCTGTCGGAACCGTGCCCTGGACGTCCTGCGGAAGGAGCATCGCATGACCCGATTGCAAGACGACCACGTCGAACGCTGCCTCAGCCCCGCGCCGGGGCCCCAGGACGTCGCCGAGCGCCGCGACCTGGGGACCAGGGCGCTGGAGCTCCTGGACACCCTCCCCCCGAATCAACGCGAGGTCATCCGTCTCAAATTCCAGAACGGTTTCTCTTACCAGGAGATCAGCCGGATCAGCGGCCACAGCGTCTCGAACGTCGGCTACCTGATCCACGCCGGGATCAAGACCCTCCGGAGCCGCCTGTTCGACGGCCGGCCCGCCGAGGCGGGCGCCTGA
- a CDS encoding ParB/RepB/Spo0J family partition protein — protein MDIRNVALDDLVLDPNLNLRDRLDDFTVERYAEAWDRLPPITVYDVDERWLLADGFHRHAAAIMLGKRTIPAEVRPGTFNEALDYVSSVNLFHGLPLSRTERRRAVEVKLKLHHDWSDRRTAEELGVSRELVAKIRKQLIDGHQIPNNPGRVGADGKLYTTAGLPKDPNENRPRDNESAGASPEPSERGRRNMSAATAPWDDEPPVAAGPAVAEEVHFAGGVDPRIVAMQPPIDVEAPSIDELLDVMAKQIVDVVGWTQAEGFVDNYRSASSNSRGVFHAAVIKLAARADQLRRA, from the coding sequence ATGGATATCCGCAACGTGGCCCTGGACGACCTGGTCCTCGACCCGAATTTGAACCTCCGCGACCGGCTCGACGACTTCACCGTCGAGCGCTACGCCGAGGCCTGGGACCGGCTGCCGCCGATCACCGTCTACGACGTCGACGAGCGCTGGCTGCTCGCCGACGGCTTCCACCGCCACGCCGCGGCCATCATGCTGGGCAAGCGGACGATCCCGGCCGAGGTCCGCCCGGGGACGTTCAACGAGGCGCTCGACTACGTCTCCAGCGTCAACCTGTTCCACGGCCTGCCGCTCTCGCGGACCGAGCGTCGGCGCGCCGTCGAGGTGAAGCTCAAGCTCCATCACGACTGGTCGGACCGCCGCACGGCCGAGGAGCTGGGCGTCTCGCGCGAGCTGGTCGCCAAGATCCGCAAGCAGCTGATCGACGGCCACCAGATCCCCAACAATCCCGGCCGGGTCGGCGCCGACGGCAAGCTCTACACCACCGCGGGACTCCCCAAGGACCCCAACGAGAATCGACCGCGCGACAACGAGAGCGCGGGCGCGTCGCCCGAGCCTTCCGAGCGCGGCCGGCGCAACATGTCCGCCGCGACGGCCCCCTGGGACGACGAGCCCCCCGTCGCCGCCGGCCCCGCCGTCGCCGAGGAGGTCCATTTCGCGGGGGGCGTCGATCCCCGGATCGTGGCGATGCAGCCGCCGATCGACGTCGAGGCGCCCTCGATCGACGAGCTCCTCGACGTGATGGCGAAGCAGATCGTCGACGTCGTGGGCTGGACCCAGGCCGAGGGGTTCGTCGACAACTACCGCTCCGCCAGCTCCAACTCGCGGGGCGTCTTCCACGCCGCCGTCATCAAGCTCGCCGCCCGCGCAGACCAGCTTCGGCGCGCCTGA
- a CDS encoding M56 family metallopeptidase: MLPEAIEAAQGLIWPALLHSVWLGLAAASVAALAANRLESHRARHAVFLGALVAVAIGSPSVAVALRRLAREDARPTTDPATVRLTYGVASTPVETSSPADSSAAMAAVPPHSWPDSIQRTLDRISLGVQSARPFAMAIWAAGALAMSSRLLIGLLSLRRLRREARPKVGPEVRVRVLARRLRLRSVPTVLVHEGIAEPCLAGVFRPIILLPSRWLESVTEAAVDAVLAHELAHARRLDHVTNLTQRGIEACFFFHLCVAWLSRSARRESEHAADALAARLTGDPLALALALESVARNRPARPSSIRLGLGLPIGGDRSTLLPRIQELLGMKPSRPRLARWPFAALPAAFVAAILAASVGLAQEPTPPRPPDPAKPAPPALDIPADELARLLRAEPESLSREDLVKRLRNSGRGGTRLNELSREEMIKQANAHMITYEVAFLEVDDEAWKRVGKGRLEQIGDSPGVSWLVTEADLAAVLDGLAGEQGMQTIQAPRISCFEEAQAHVISGPAPQSAALLKPREPNSINPFGLIVALDEGRIPKHVAGVLRGAMKGTSVCRLTGSRLPDGHRIEARVASSLGTGVEYSDDHEAGPQATDAPKPFDEEHAIQREVACNVPDGSGLVIDAGIEFRVRGASAPSSTRTVRNLVAVIPRHVLTEAEEAEASKEGETSAAGAKPRK, encoded by the coding sequence ATGCTCCCCGAAGCGATCGAGGCGGCCCAGGGACTGATCTGGCCCGCCCTGCTCCACAGCGTCTGGCTCGGCCTCGCCGCGGCGTCCGTCGCGGCCCTGGCGGCCAATCGCCTCGAATCGCACCGGGCCCGCCATGCCGTGTTCCTCGGCGCCCTGGTCGCGGTCGCGATCGGGTCGCCCAGCGTCGCCGTCGCGCTGCGACGCCTCGCGAGGGAAGACGCCAGGCCGACGACCGATCCCGCGACGGTTCGCCTGACCTACGGCGTGGCGTCCACTCCGGTCGAGACATCCTCGCCGGCCGATTCCTCCGCGGCGATGGCGGCGGTCCCGCCGCATTCATGGCCCGACTCCATCCAAAGGACGCTCGATCGGATCTCCCTCGGAGTCCAGTCCGCGCGGCCCTTCGCGATGGCGATCTGGGCGGCGGGTGCACTCGCGATGTCGAGCCGCCTGCTGATCGGCCTTCTGAGCCTGCGTCGGCTCCGACGCGAGGCCAGGCCGAAGGTCGGGCCGGAGGTTCGCGTCCGCGTCCTCGCCCGGCGACTCCGGCTCCGATCCGTCCCGACGGTCCTGGTCCATGAGGGGATCGCCGAGCCCTGCCTCGCGGGCGTGTTTCGGCCCATCATCCTGCTCCCCTCGCGGTGGCTGGAATCGGTGACCGAAGCGGCCGTCGACGCCGTCCTCGCGCACGAGCTGGCCCATGCGCGGCGGCTCGACCACGTCACGAACCTGACGCAGCGAGGGATCGAAGCCTGCTTCTTCTTTCATCTCTGCGTCGCCTGGCTGTCCCGCTCCGCCCGCCGCGAATCCGAGCACGCCGCCGACGCCCTGGCCGCCCGCCTGACGGGCGATCCCCTGGCGCTGGCCCTCGCCCTGGAATCCGTGGCGCGGAATCGCCCGGCCCGTCCGAGTTCGATCCGGCTCGGCCTCGGCCTCCCCATCGGCGGCGATCGTTCGACCCTTCTCCCTCGCATTCAGGAGCTCCTCGGCATGAAGCCCTCCCGCCCCCGCCTCGCCCGCTGGCCGTTCGCGGCCCTTCCCGCAGCCTTCGTCGCCGCGATCCTTGCGGCATCCGTCGGGCTCGCGCAGGAACCGACGCCGCCACGCCCGCCCGACCCCGCGAAGCCGGCGCCGCCCGCGCTCGACATCCCCGCGGACGAGCTCGCCCGGCTTCTGAGGGCCGAGCCCGAGTCGCTGTCCCGCGAAGACCTCGTGAAACGGCTCCGGAATTCGGGACGCGGCGGCACCCGCCTGAACGAGCTTTCCCGTGAGGAGATGATCAAGCAGGCGAACGCCCACATGATCACGTACGAGGTGGCCTTCCTGGAGGTCGATGACGAGGCCTGGAAGCGCGTCGGCAAGGGCCGCCTCGAGCAAATCGGGGATTCCCCCGGCGTCTCCTGGCTCGTCACGGAAGCCGACCTGGCGGCCGTTCTCGATGGCCTGGCAGGCGAACAGGGGATGCAAACGATCCAGGCGCCCAGGATCTCGTGCTTCGAGGAGGCCCAAGCCCACGTCATCTCCGGCCCGGCACCGCAGTCGGCGGCGCTCCTCAAGCCCCGGGAGCCGAACTCCATCAACCCCTTCGGGCTGATCGTGGCCCTGGACGAAGGACGAATCCCGAAGCACGTGGCAGGCGTTCTCCGGGGGGCCATGAAGGGGACGAGCGTGTGTCGGTTGACGGGAAGCCGGTTGCCGGACGGGCATCGCATCGAGGCCCGCGTCGCCAGCTCTCTCGGAACCGGAGTGGAGTACAGCGACGATCATGAGGCGGGGCCGCAGGCCACCGATGCCCCCAAGCCGTTCGACGAGGAACACGCGATCCAACGGGAAGTGGCGTGCAACGTCCCCGACGGCTCGGGGCTCGTCATCGACGCCGGTATCGAATTCCGAGTTCGAGGCGCTTCGGCCCCGTCGTCGACGCGGACCGTCCGCAACCTCGTCGCCGTGATCCCCCGGCACGTTCTCACCGAAGCCGAGGAAGCCGAGGCGTCCAAGGAAGGCGAGACCAGCGCCGCCGGCGCGAAGCCCCGGAAATAG
- a CDS encoding M28 family metallopeptidase, which produces MRKSRRPLVLAALSLLATAPGRLLGDEPPPPIGFAPASLAAHRVAEARATAVPTPVQARRWLRTLTAEPHPAGTPADERTATFVRDRLREWGWSAEIVPYEVLLNYPSAPPTLALDRPEPLDLDLEEKPIADDKDSANSAAFPAFHGYGISGTASGQVVYANYGRPEDFKALEGLGIDVRDKVVLCRYGAIFRGLKVLNAQRRGAKGILIYSDPGDDGFAKGDVYPDGPFRPESAVQRGSVLFLSLSPGDPSTPHGPSIPGADRLPFDARFGFPLQWEEGVETWEKKTGLKRAEYFATIPSLPIGYGAANEILTRLAGANAPGGWQGGLPVSYHVGPGPAELTMTVSTEYKVRTIWNVIAKLPGAVEPDRWVMLGNHRDAWVHGAVDPGSGTAATLEACRTLGQAVKDGWKPRRTVVYASWDAEEYGLVGSTEWAEQFADEVDRKAALMLNVDSAVSGPDLDMGGVPSLRDLVLGSAAAVTDPRSGRSLRDGWLEARRAAWVGSSPLVLTDPFWARDGEAPAPSGFVPQLAALGSGSDYTAFLDHLGVPALDVGFEGRYGVYHSIYDDFAWMEKHGDPEFLTHATAAKLYVTILMRAAGADVLPFRFTPYADALRSYVDDLRLLRARQARKAPAPTADEGFEGLTTLADAVLALGAEAKRLDEALDALGKQDGARPEKLEALNEALARIERAFLLPDGLAGRPWFKHAVYAPGLTTGYACWPLPAVREAIETDKPEQLKTAVPATTQALARAAAAIRRAADLAAQP; this is translated from the coding sequence ATGCGCAAATCTCGACGACCCCTCGTCCTCGCGGCCCTGTCCCTCCTCGCGACCGCGCCCGGCCGCCTCCTCGGCGACGAACCGCCCCCGCCGATCGGCTTCGCCCCCGCCTCGCTCGCCGCCCATCGCGTGGCCGAAGCCAGGGCGACGGCCGTCCCCACGCCGGTCCAGGCGCGCCGGTGGCTGCGGACGCTGACCGCCGAACCCCACCCCGCCGGGACCCCCGCCGACGAGCGCACCGCGACCTTCGTCCGCGATCGACTCCGTGAATGGGGATGGTCGGCCGAGATCGTCCCCTATGAAGTCCTGCTCAACTACCCCTCCGCCCCGCCGACGCTCGCCCTCGACCGGCCCGAGCCGCTCGACCTGGACCTGGAGGAGAAGCCGATCGCCGACGACAAGGATTCGGCGAACTCGGCCGCGTTCCCCGCGTTCCACGGCTACGGGATCTCGGGGACCGCGTCCGGCCAGGTCGTCTATGCCAACTACGGCCGGCCCGAGGACTTCAAGGCCCTGGAGGGCCTGGGGATCGACGTCCGCGACAAGGTCGTCCTCTGCCGCTACGGCGCGATCTTCCGGGGCCTCAAGGTCCTCAACGCCCAGCGCCGGGGGGCCAAGGGGATCCTCATCTATTCCGACCCCGGCGACGACGGCTTCGCCAAAGGGGACGTCTACCCCGACGGCCCGTTCCGCCCCGAGTCGGCCGTCCAGCGCGGCAGCGTCCTGTTCCTCTCGCTCAGCCCCGGCGACCCGTCCACGCCCCACGGCCCCTCGATCCCCGGCGCGGATCGGCTGCCGTTCGACGCCCGGTTCGGCTTCCCACTCCAGTGGGAGGAAGGCGTGGAAACCTGGGAGAAGAAGACCGGCCTCAAGCGCGCCGAGTATTTCGCCACCATCCCCTCGCTGCCGATCGGCTACGGGGCCGCGAACGAAATCCTGACGCGGCTCGCCGGGGCGAACGCCCCCGGCGGCTGGCAAGGGGGACTTCCCGTTTCCTACCACGTCGGCCCCGGCCCCGCCGAGCTGACGATGACCGTCTCCACCGAGTACAAGGTGCGGACGATCTGGAACGTGATCGCCAAGCTCCCCGGCGCGGTCGAGCCCGACCGCTGGGTGATGCTCGGCAACCATCGCGACGCCTGGGTCCACGGGGCCGTCGACCCCGGCAGCGGCACCGCCGCCACCCTCGAAGCCTGCCGGACGCTCGGCCAGGCCGTCAAGGATGGCTGGAAGCCCCGGCGGACGGTCGTCTACGCGAGCTGGGACGCCGAGGAATACGGCCTGGTCGGCTCGACCGAATGGGCCGAGCAGTTCGCCGACGAGGTCGACCGCAAGGCCGCCCTGATGCTCAACGTCGACTCCGCCGTCAGCGGCCCCGACCTGGACATGGGGGGCGTCCCCTCGCTCCGCGACCTCGTCCTGGGATCGGCCGCCGCCGTCACCGACCCCCGCTCCGGCCGATCGCTCCGCGACGGCTGGCTCGAAGCCCGACGCGCCGCCTGGGTCGGGTCGAGCCCGCTCGTCCTGACCGACCCGTTCTGGGCCCGCGACGGCGAGGCCCCCGCCCCGAGTGGGTTCGTCCCCCAACTGGCGGCGCTTGGCTCGGGGTCGGACTACACCGCGTTTCTGGACCACCTGGGCGTCCCCGCGCTCGACGTCGGCTTCGAGGGCCGCTACGGCGTCTATCACTCGATCTACGACGACTTCGCCTGGATGGAGAAGCACGGCGACCCCGAGTTCCTCACCCACGCCACCGCCGCGAAGCTGTACGTGACCATCCTGATGCGCGCCGCGGGCGCCGACGTCCTCCCCTTCCGCTTCACCCCCTACGCCGACGCCCTCCGTTCCTACGTCGACGACCTGCGTCTGCTCCGCGCGCGGCAGGCCCGCAAGGCCCCAGCGCCGACGGCCGACGAAGGCTTCGAGGGCCTGACCACGCTGGCCGACGCCGTGCTCGCCCTCGGGGCCGAGGCGAAGCGGCTGGACGAGGCGCTGGACGCCCTCGGCAAGCAGGACGGCGCGCGGCCCGAGAAGCTGGAGGCGCTCAACGAGGCCCTCGCCCGCATCGAACGCGCCTTCCTCCTGCCAGACGGCCTCGCCGGCCGCCCCTGGTTCAAGCACGCGGTCTACGCACCCGGCCTCACCACCGGCTACGCCTGCTGGCCCCTCCCCGCCGTCCGCGAGGCGATCGAAACCGACAAGCCCGAGCAACTCAAGACGGCCGTCCCCGCCACCACCCAGGCCCTCGCCCGCGCCGCCGCCGCCATCAGACGCGCCGCCGACCTCGCCGCCCAGCCCTGA
- a CDS encoding APC family permease, which produces METRTTTPPRPVVLPRVLGPVAALCVVVGSVIGSGIFLVPARVAHEVPFLGGILAVWIIGGLFTTAGALTLAELGAMMPQAGGPYVYLREAYGRLPAFLFGWSEMTVSRAGSMATLAAAFSRYFVQVVPPPASLNEQVWQACAAISAIAIVTAINILGTRGGGGLQVVGTGLKVGGVLALIALPFVMGGGDAANLAPIMPETLDTSIFAGMMAAMVGVLWAYDGWMNVTPLAEEIREPEKNIPRAMVFGMSILVAIYLAMTLAYHYVLPMAEVAAADRPEGGITKAVAAVYCKTLLGPSGVMAISMLVMCSTFISLNGNALTGPRSYFAMARDGMLPQWFDRIHPRFQTPANAIFAQAVWAVLLTVMGTALILVPPPSNSVLPGFVTSAWGALNKTPLYDIMLTYVIFGANIFYLLAITSVFVLRRTRPDLARPYRTWGYPITPLLFVIASLVLMGDMLRNEQSRMQALVGGGLILLGVPAYYLLRRKPTPEGSPA; this is translated from the coding sequence ATGGAAACACGAACGACGACGCCCCCGCGGCCCGTGGTCTTGCCTCGGGTGCTGGGGCCGGTCGCCGCGCTTTGCGTCGTGGTGGGGTCGGTGATCGGGTCGGGGATCTTCCTCGTCCCGGCGAGGGTCGCCCACGAGGTGCCGTTTCTGGGGGGCATCCTCGCCGTCTGGATCATCGGCGGGTTGTTCACGACGGCCGGGGCGCTCACCCTGGCGGAGCTGGGCGCGATGATGCCGCAGGCGGGCGGGCCGTACGTCTACCTGCGCGAGGCGTACGGCAGGCTCCCGGCGTTTCTGTTCGGCTGGTCGGAGATGACGGTCTCGCGGGCGGGGTCGATGGCGACGCTCGCGGCGGCGTTCTCGCGGTATTTCGTGCAGGTCGTCCCCCCGCCGGCGTCCCTGAACGAGCAGGTCTGGCAGGCGTGCGCGGCGATCTCGGCCATCGCGATCGTCACGGCCATCAACATCCTCGGCACCCGGGGCGGCGGCGGGCTCCAGGTCGTCGGCACGGGGCTGAAGGTCGGCGGCGTGCTGGCGCTGATCGCACTCCCCTTCGTCATGGGGGGCGGGGACGCGGCCAACCTCGCGCCGATCATGCCGGAGACGCTGGACACGTCGATCTTCGCCGGGATGATGGCGGCGATGGTCGGCGTGCTGTGGGCCTACGACGGCTGGATGAACGTGACGCCGCTGGCCGAGGAGATCCGCGAGCCGGAGAAGAACATCCCCCGCGCGATGGTCTTCGGCATGTCGATCCTGGTGGCGATCTATCTGGCGATGACCCTCGCCTATCACTACGTCCTGCCGATGGCGGAGGTCGCAGCGGCGGATCGGCCCGAAGGGGGGATCACCAAGGCCGTCGCGGCGGTCTACTGCAAGACGCTGCTGGGGCCTTCGGGCGTGATGGCGATCTCGATGCTGGTGATGTGCTCCACCTTCATCTCGCTCAACGGCAACGCCCTGACCGGCCCACGGTCGTACTTCGCGATGGCGCGCGACGGCATGCTCCCGCAATGGTTCGACCGGATCCATCCCCGATTCCAGACCCCGGCCAACGCGATCTTCGCGCAGGCCGTCTGGGCCGTCCTGTTGACCGTCATGGGGACGGCGCTGATCCTCGTCCCGCCGCCGTCCAACTCGGTGCTGCCGGGCTTCGTCACGTCGGCCTGGGGGGCCCTCAACAAGACGCCGCTCTACGACATCATGCTCACCTACGTGATCTTCGGGGCCAACATCTTCTACCTCCTGGCGATCACCAGCGTCTTCGTCCTGCGGAGGACCCGGCCCGACCTGGCCCGGCCGTACCGGACCTGGGGCTATCCGATCACCCCGCTCCTTTTCGTGATCGCCTCGCTGGTCCTCATGGGCGACATGCTCCGCAACGAGCAGAGCCGGATGCAGGCCCTCGTCGGCGGCGGCCTGATCCTGCTGGGCGTGCCGGCCTACTACCTGCTCCGGCGGAAGCCGACGCCCGAGGGATCACCCGCCTGA